A single region of the Sorghum bicolor cultivar BTx623 chromosome 7, Sorghum_bicolor_NCBIv3, whole genome shotgun sequence genome encodes:
- the LOC8067059 gene encoding heavy metal-associated isoprenylated plant protein 20, with product MGILDHLSHLCSLTETKEALKLRKKRPLQTVNIKVKMDCEGCERRVKSAVKSMRGVTSVAVNPKQSKCTVTGYVEPAKVLQRVKATGKNAEMWPYVPYALTTYPYVGGAYDKKAPAGFVRSAPQAMAEPSAPELKYMNMFSDENVNACTVM from the exons ATGGGCATCCTGGACCACTTGTCGCATCTGTGCAGCCTCACGGAGACGAAGGAGGCGCTCAAGCTCAGGAAGAAGCGACCGCTGCAG ACGGTGAACATCAAGGTGAAGATGGACTGCGAGGGTTGCGAGCGTCGTGTGAAGAGCGCGGTGAAGTCGATGCGCGGGGTGACGAGCGTGGCGGTGAACCCGAAGCAGAGCAAGTGCACGGTGACGGGGTACGTGGAGCCGGCCAAGGTGCTGCAGCGCGTCAAGGCCACGGGCAAGAACGCCGAGATGTGGCCCTACGTGCCCTACGCGCTCACCACCTACCCCTACGTCGGCGGCGCCTACGACAAGAAGGCACCCGCGGGGTTCGTCCGCAGCGCGCCGCAGGCCATGGCCGAACCCTCCGCACCCGAGCTCAAGTACATGAACATGTTCAGCGACGAAAACGTCAACGCATGCACGGTCATGTGA